A single Anopheles funestus chromosome 2RL, idAnoFuneDA-416_04, whole genome shotgun sequence DNA region contains:
- the LOC125764122 gene encoding solute carrier family 46 member 3 produces MRDLQPQNGIEKGAEKHDELKAKEKKSPSSLREKYLYFKRNITVEPMLACYIMPSVLAGLATQNLNLEKACRVNLAYGDEICDALTRRDTANYTHEEEMVQHLVARMAGWKTVLQSALPCLLILFWGSWSDRHGRRKPCMLIPIIGEFMTAIGLILCTYFESVPMEVAGITEALFPALTGGWFTMFMGVFSYIADVTTTEERTLRIGIVNLCFSLGVPIGMAFSGILLKQIGFYGVFSISASLYLVAFFYGAFVVKEVDIINEKQRLRAKEKGLLADFFDREHVMETFRVAFKIGERQRRLRVIMLMIVVMVVIGPLHGEMAVIYLFTRYRFNWSEVEFSFFSTYGMLTGLIGTIFSVGVFSHLLKIDDALIGVMSCMSKILSSFVYAFAVTTWQLYLGPIVEMLNGTSFISMRSIASKLVASDELGKVNSLFGVAEALMPLVYAPLYTTVYSLSINVLPGAFFLLGGALTSPAVVIFLWMYRVHRREARELAEEKRAEDKYRQLDDSGESNGCRTIVAVRTERKQTIPDYGTGIANAAFEDENVVAGRQDKHTLTTVNQSKL; encoded by the exons ATGAGGGACCTGCAGCCCCAGAATGGCATCGAGAAAGGTGCGGAGAAACACGATGAGctgaaagcgaaagaaaagaaaagtccATCCTCATTGCGGGAAAAGTATCTTTACTTCAAACGCAACATAACCGTCGAACCGATGCTGGCTTGCTACATAATGCCCAGCGTGTTGGCCGGACTAGCCACCCAGAATCTCAACCTGGAAAAAGCTTGTCGAGTGAATTTAGCCTACGGAGATGAGATCTGCGATGCCCTCACTCGACGCGATACAGCAAATTACACGCA CGAGGAGGAGATGGTTCAGCACCTGGTGGCAAGAATGGCTGGCTGGAAGACGGTACTGCAGAGTGCGTTGCCATGCCTGTTGATACTGTTTTGGGGTTCATGGAGCGATCGTCATGGTCGGCGGAAGCCCTGCATGTTGATACCGATCATTGGCGAATTTATGACCGCGATCGGGCTGATTCTGTGCACGTACTTCGAATCGGTTCCGATGGAAGTGGCCGGCATAACGGAAGCTCTGTTTCCTGCACTAACGGGAGGTTGGTTCACGATGTTCATGGGCGTCTTCAGCTACATTGCTGACGTGACCACGACCGAGGAACGAACGTTGCGCATCGGGATAGTGAACCTGTGTTTTTCCTTGGGCGTCCCCATTGGAATGGCCTTCAGTGGAATCCTTTTAAA ACAAATCGGATTCTACGGAGTGTTTTCTATATCGGCCTCACTCTACCTGGTAGCATTCTTTTATGGTGCGTTCGTGGTGAAGGAGGTGGACATAATCAACGAAAAGCAACGACTCCGTGCGAAGGAAAAGGGACTGCTGGCCGACTTCTTTGATCGCGAGCACGTGATGGAGACGTTCCGGGTGGCGTTTAAAATTGGTGAACGGCAGCGTCGTCTGCGTGTGATCATGCTGATGATAGTGGTGATGGTCGTGATTGGTCCCCTGCACG GAGAGATGGCGGTAATTTATCTATTCACACGCTACCGGTTTAACTGGAGTGAGGTAGAGTTTAGTTTCTTCTCCACGTACGGCATGCTGACCGGGTTGATTGGGACGATCTTCTCCGTTGGTGTTTTTTCACATTTGCTCAAAATAGACGACGCATTGATTGGCGTTATGTCATGCATGTCGAAGATACTGTCGAGCTTTGTGTATGCATTTGCGGTCACCACCTGGCAGCTGTATCTGG GTCCAATTGTGGAAATGCTCAATGGAACCTCCTTCATATCGATGCGTTCGATCGCTTCGAAGCTCGTCGCAAGTGATGAACTAGGCAAGGTAAATTCGTTGTTCGGTGTCGCTGAAGCTTTGATGCCACTGGTTTACGCGCCCCTCTACACAACGGTCTACTCGCTGTCTATAAATGTTTTGCCGGGAGCTTTTTTCCTGCTAGGTGGCGCTCTCACCTCACCGGCGGTAGTAATTTTTCT ATGGATGTATCGCGTGCATAGGCGCGAAGCTCGTGAGCTTGCGGAAGAAAAGCGTGCCGAAGATAAGTATCGACAACTGGACGATAGCGGCGAGAGCAACGGATGCCGTACGATCGTGGCAGTACGAACGGAACGCAAGCAAACCATACCCGACTATGGGACGGGAATCGCCAATGCTGCCTTTGAGGACGAGAATGTGGTCGCAGGAAGGCAGGATAAACACACTCTGACAACTGTGAACCAATCGAAACTGTGA
- the LOC125764117 gene encoding angiotensin-converting enzyme-like: MKVFAYLLFLCGWSVGTSLSLPQTVVKRDDLTEEQMATTLEQYDQDVRYHCNSNAIANWNVATDTENVYYQEIQNNVSLAYAKFRNEYYEQYFKNANVENYQNEKIRKQLRLLKDLGTAALPAEKLASLNGVLRKMDTAYQLAEVCPYTNQQCGPTDPKWTLDPELEKVLAESSDYDELEYVWRRWREESGKKMRSDYKDYVQLVNEAARLNGYEDYGDLWRSKYDDANLRETLERLWSEVEPLYDELHSYVRYRLLGLYGDRMDKGNPMIPAHLLGNMWAQSWANMYDRLKPFPNASLVDVTAKMKELSYNATKMFEMSDEFYQSLGLPSSAMSYGPKAVIEKPPQKIVCHASAWDFCDGEDFRIKMCTNVNMEDFVTVHHEMGHIMYYILYKDQPYLFRTGATPAFHEAVGDTIALSVATPNHLRKVGLLDEYEDSEADNVNALFEMALERVAFLPFGFLIDMWRWDVFSGAVNETEWNAHWWKLREKYQKVYAPVMRSEEDFDPGAKYHIPASSQYIAYFLAHILEFQFYRALCIEAGQYDPVQKSGQPLHKCDFYNSKAAGDKLREGLSLGYSEDWQDALEKLTGEQEISGKALLEYFEPLYQFLKEENRKFKVAEMKDIVERYSEQYSLACNRQVKAQFATQVDVGNPQLQQHLTEVLAENTKFVLDNYNRYFADVNPQEFPDPLVSRQVQFLSQISINKLPVQDLAKLQNALGRMQNTYSSATICPYSDQQCTDGKVSLDPELYEVMAKSENYDELEYVWREWRSSTGRKMKRDYMDYVELMNRAAHLGGYEDMGALWRSSFEQENFVEGMKRLWDELKPFYSELHKYVRRKLKAIYGDRMKNDNDNIPAHLLGNMWGQSWVNLYDRTKPFADTIDLDITEALKAKNYTTRRLFEIANEFYVGLGLPDNSMSYDTDRGAMIEKPTDGRVVTCHASAWDFCDRQDFRIKMCTRMNMEDFVTIHHEMGHINYYILYKDQPVTLRSGANPGFHEAVGDTISLSVATPKHFEKIGLLQGYKDTYEENINALYQKALDRVAFLPFGLLIDMWRWEIFAGDLEYSRWNERWWELREEYQKISPPIVRDSDDFDPGAKYHIPYDSQYVSYFIAHILDLQLHKALCTAADQYDPNDPSKPLHKCDIDGSRAAGDLLRAGLSLGRSVHWSDALKAMTGETELRTDALLEYYKPLYEFLKEENAKAGSARLASVSINLILAACVLFLVKWN, translated from the exons ATGAAG gtATTTGCCTACCTTCTTTTTCTGTGCGGCTGGTCTGTGGGGACATCCCTGTCTCTACCACAAACGGTAGTGAAGCGCGATGACTTAACCGAAGAGCAGATGGCAACCACCTTGGAGCAGTACGATCAGGACGTTCGATATCATTGCAATAGCAATGCTATAGCAAATTGGAATGTGGCCACCGATACGGAAAATGTGTACTATCAGGAAATACAG AATAACGTGTCACTGGCGTATGCAAAGTTTCGAAATGAATACTACGAgcagtattttaaaaatgccAATGTGGAGAACTATCAGAACGAAAAGATTCGGAAACAGTTGAGACTGTTGAAGGACCTTGGTACAGCCGCTCTTCCGGCCGAAAAATTGGCCTCGTTAAATGGTGTGCTGCGCAAAATGGATACGGCCTATCAGCTTGCTGAGGTGTGTCCGTACACGAACCAGCAATGTGGTCCCACCGATCCGAAATGGACACTGGACCCCGAGCTAGAGAAGGTTTTGGCCGAGTCAAGCGATTACGATGAGCTGGAGTACGTGTGGCGCCGTTGGCGCGAAGAGTCTGGCAAAAAGATGCGTTCCGATTACAAGGACTATGTGCAACTGGTGAATGAAGCAGCCCGACTGAACGGATACGAGGATTACGGTGACTTGTGGCGTTCGAAATACGACGACGCGAATCTTCGTGAAACACTCGAACGGCTCTGGAGCGAGGTGGAGCCACTTTATGATGAATTGCATAGCTACGTACGGTACCGGCTGTTGGGGTTGTATGGCGATCGAATGGATAAGGGAAACCCGATGATCCCAGCCCATCTTCTGGGCAACATGTGGGCTCAATCGTGGGCCAATATGTACGATCGGTTAAAACCGTTTCCGAATGCAAGTTTGGTTGATGTGACGGCAAAAATGAAGGAACTGAGTTACAATGCGACCAAGATGTTTGAGATGTCGGACGAATTTTATCAGAGTCTCGGTTTGCCTAGCAGCGCGATGAGCTACGGACCAAAGGCGGTAATAGAAAAACCACCGCAGAAGATCGTTTGTCATGCATCGGCGTGGGATTTTTGCGACGGGGAAGATTTCCGTATAAAAATGTGCACGAACGTCAATATGGAGGACTTTGTGACCGTTCACCACGAGATGGGACACATCATGTACTATATACTGTACAAGGATCAACCGTATCTGTTTCGTACTGGTGCCACGCCTGCCTTTCACGAAGCAGTGGGCGATACCATTGCCCTGTCCGTGGCCACACCGAATCACCTGCGCAAGGTAGGCTTGCTGGATGAGTACGAAGATAGTGAAGCGGACAACGTAAATGCACTGTTCGAGATGGCGCTGGAGCGGGTGGCTTTTCTGCCGTTCGGATTTTTGATCGATATGTGGCGCTGGGATGTATTCAGCGGTGCTGTGAATGAGACCGAATGGAACGCACACTGGTGGAAATTGCGCGAGAAGTACCAAAAGGTGTATGCACCGGTTATGCGGTCCGAAGAAGATTTCGACCCTGGCGCAAAGTATCACATTCCGGCCAGCTCACAATACATTGCCTACTTTTTGGCGCACATTCTAGAGTTTCAGTTCTACCGAGCCCTGTGTATCGAAGCGGGCCAGTATGACCCCGTGCAAAAATCCGGCCAACCGCTTCATAAATGTGATTTTTACAACAGCAAAGCGGCCGGCGATAAGCTGCGAGAAGGGCTTTCTCTTGGGTATAGTGAAGATTGGCAGGATGCGCTTGAGAAGCTTACTGGAGAGCAAGAGATTAGTGGCAAAGCGTTGTTAGAATACTTCGAGCCTCTGTATCAGTTTCTCAAGGAGGAAAATCGCAAATTTAAGGTGGCCGAAATGAAGGACATTGTTGAGCGATACAGTGAGCAATACTCGTTGGCTTGCAATAGGCAAGTAAAGGCACAGTTTGCTACACAGGTTGACGTAGGCAATCCACAGCTTCAGCAGCATCTGACGGAAGTTTTGGCCGAAAACACGAAATTTGTTCTAGACAACTACAATCGCTACTTTGCTGATGTTAATCCGCAGGAGTTTCCAGACCCTTTGGTTAGCCGACAGGTACAATTTTTGTCTCAAATATCAATCAACAAACTACCCGTGCAGGATCTTGCTAAG CTGCAAAATGCTCTGGGCAGAATGCAAAACACTTACAGTAGTGCTACGATCTGCCCGTACAGTGATCAGCAGTGTACCGATGGAAAAGTATCGCTGGATCCCGAATTGTACGAAGTAATGGCCAAGTCTGAGAACTACGATGAGTTGGAATATGTGTGGCGGGAATGGCGAAGCAGTACAGGTCGCAAAATGAAGCGCGACTATATGGATTATGTGGAGCTAATGAATCGGGCTGCTCACCTTGGAGGATATGAAGATATGGGTGCACTATGGAGATCCTCATTCGAGCAGGAAAACTTTGTCGAAGGCATGAAGCGGCTTTGGGATGAACTGAAGCCATTTTACTCCGAGCTACATAAGTACGTGCGCCGTAAATTGAAAGCGATTTACGGCGACCGAATGAAAAATGACAATGACAACATTCCGGCCCATCTACTCGGTAACATGTGGGGTCAGTCGTGGGTTAACCTGTACGATCGCACCAAACCGTTCGCCGATACGATTGATTTGGACATAACAGAAGCGCTGAAAGCGAAGAACTACACCACTCGGCGGTTGTTTGAAATTGCGAACGAGTTTTATGTGGGACTCGGTCTGCCCGATAACAGCATGAGCTATGACACTGATCGCGGAGCAATGATAGAGAAGCCCACGGATGGGCGTGTAGTGACGTGCCATGCGTCCGCGTGGGACTTTTGCGATCGGCAGGATTTCCGTATCAAAATGTGCACGCGCATGAATATGGAAGACTTTGTGACGATTCACCATGAGATGGGTCACATTAACTATTACATTCTGTACAAGGACCAACCCGTGACGTTGCGCAGTGGTGCCAATCCGGGCTTCCATGAGGCTGTCGGAGACACGATCTCTCTATCCGTGGCTACACCGAAGCACTTTGAAAAGATCGGCTTGCTGCAGGGTTACAAAGATACGTACGAGGAGAACATTAACGCACTCTATCAAAAGGCGCTGGATCGTGTAGCATTCCTTCCGTTTGGGCTGCTGATCGATATGTGGCGTTGGGAGATTTTCGCAGGCGATCTGGAGTACTCACGGTGGAACGAACGATGGTGGGAGCTTCGGGAAGAGTATCAGAAGATTTCACCTCCAATCGTGCGCGACAGCGATGATTTCGATCCGGGCGCGAAGTATCACATTCCTTACGACAGTCAGTACGTGTCGTATTTCATAGCGCACATCCTAGATCTACAGCTACATAAGGCGCTCTGTACGGCGGCGGACCAGTATGACCCGAATGATCCATCCAAACCATTGCATAAATGTGACATTGATGGATCACGTGCTGCTGGTGATTTACTCCGCGCGGGACTTTCGCTTGGCCGATCGGTGCATTGGTCGGATGCATTAAAAGCCATGACGGGTGAAACGGAACTGCGGACGGATGCGCTGCTTGAATACTACAAACCATTGTATGAGTTtttgaaggaagaaaatgccAAAGCAGGAAGCGCACGTTTGGCATCTGTATCGATCAACCTCATCCTGGCGGCATGCGTGCTGTTTCTAGTGAAATGGAATTAG